In a genomic window of Thermosynechococcus sp. CL-1:
- a CDS encoding pitrilysin family protein — protein sequence MRQQRHWQVYFWQILLCLVLGAIALSLPADAQTIRPYIDRAMDQISEFYLDNGMHFIVMEQHQAPIVSFLTYVDVGGVDEPEGQTGVAHYLEHLAFKGTRRIGTTDYTAEKEKLAQLDRLFEQLQATTDERQRQALITEFAAVQQAADRYVIRNQYGQIVQQAGGVGLNATTSADATRYFYSFPANKLELWMSLESERFLEPVFRDFYQEKEVILEERRLRTENSPTGQLFEAFLATSFRQHPYRRPVIGYREDIQNLRRADVERFFRQYYTPDKMTMVLVGDVDPQEVKKLAKVYFGRYPKGAAKTPTIPPEPPQTEPRQITLEFASQPLYIEAYPCPPLGDPAYLTYEILARLLSGGRTSRLYRSLVLEQKLALNVQTYVGFPGNKYPNRFLIYGAPAPGQTTAALAAGIAQELKALQTAPVTPAELERVKTQLRMELLQNLMSNEGMAKLLAEYAVKGGGWQQLFARLEAINDITSADIQRVAQSLQPQQRTVAQIQTRP from the coding sequence ATGCGGCAGCAACGCCACTGGCAAGTTTATTTCTGGCAAATTCTCCTCTGCCTTGTTTTGGGGGCGATCGCCCTCTCCTTGCCGGCCGACGCCCAAACGATTCGCCCCTACATTGACCGTGCCATGGATCAAATTAGTGAATTCTATCTTGACAATGGGATGCACTTCATTGTCATGGAGCAACACCAAGCCCCGATAGTGTCATTTCTCACCTACGTGGATGTGGGGGGCGTTGATGAACCGGAAGGCCAGACCGGTGTGGCGCACTATCTGGAACACTTGGCCTTTAAGGGCACCCGCCGCATTGGGACGACGGATTATACCGCTGAAAAGGAAAAACTTGCCCAACTGGATCGCCTCTTTGAGCAACTGCAAGCCACGACGGATGAGCGGCAACGTCAGGCATTGATTACGGAATTTGCCGCTGTGCAGCAGGCTGCCGATCGCTATGTGATTCGCAATCAATATGGCCAAATTGTCCAGCAGGCCGGGGGCGTGGGTCTCAATGCAACCACATCTGCCGATGCCACCCGTTACTTCTACAGTTTTCCCGCCAACAAATTGGAACTGTGGATGTCCCTAGAGTCGGAACGCTTTTTGGAACCCGTCTTTCGCGACTTCTATCAAGAAAAGGAAGTCATCCTTGAGGAGCGGCGGTTGCGCACTGAAAATTCCCCCACCGGCCAACTCTTTGAGGCCTTTTTGGCCACCAGCTTTCGTCAGCATCCCTACCGCCGACCCGTCATTGGCTACCGTGAGGATATTCAAAACCTGCGCCGCGCCGATGTGGAACGGTTCTTTCGCCAGTATTACACCCCCGACAAAATGACCATGGTGCTGGTGGGAGACGTGGATCCCCAAGAGGTTAAGAAATTAGCCAAGGTTTATTTTGGTCGCTATCCCAAAGGCGCCGCCAAGACCCCAACGATTCCCCCCGAACCGCCGCAAACGGAACCTCGGCAGATTACCCTCGAATTCGCCAGTCAACCCCTCTATATTGAAGCCTATCCCTGTCCACCTTTGGGGGATCCCGCGTACCTCACCTATGAAATTTTGGCACGTCTCCTCAGTGGCGGTCGCACGTCCCGTCTGTACCGTTCCCTTGTCCTAGAGCAAAAACTCGCCCTCAATGTCCAAACCTATGTGGGCTTCCCCGGCAACAAATACCCCAATCGCTTTCTCATCTACGGGGCACCGGCACCGGGTCAAACGACGGCTGCCCTTGCCGCAGGTATTGCCCAAGAACTGAAGGCACTGCAAACTGCCCCCGTGACCCCAGCCGAATTGGAGCGGGTAAAAACCCAACTGCGGATGGAACTGCTGCAAAATCTGATGTCCAATGAGGGCATGGCCAAACTCTTGGCGGAGTATGCTGTAAAAGGCGGCGGCTGGCAGCAACTCTTTGCCCGTTTAGAGGCCATTAATGACATTACCTCTGCCGATATTCAGCGGGTGGCTCAATCCCTGCAACCGCAGCAGCGAACCGTGGCACAGATTCAAACTCGCCCATGA
- the hisIE gene encoding bifunctional phosphoribosyl-AMP cyclohydrolase/phosphoribosyl-ATP diphosphatase HisIE produces MPVTTLSLPLDEIRYDERGLVPAIVQDYLDGTVLMLAWMNRESLQKTLETGRTWFWSRSRQELWPKGETSGHVQWVKSIRYDCDSDALLLTVEQVGQVACHTGQRSCFHRHGEAGQRVEDPPADTLSQVYNVVCQRRDFPQLQSYTSSLFTAGDNKILKKLGEETVEVVMACKDDDPEAIASEVADLFYHTLVALAYHGVSLRQVYEQLQLRRR; encoded by the coding sequence ATGCCTGTCACTACCCTTAGCCTCCCCCTCGATGAGATTCGCTACGATGAACGGGGTTTAGTGCCAGCAATTGTCCAAGACTATTTGGACGGCACCGTGTTGATGCTGGCGTGGATGAATCGGGAATCGCTACAGAAAACCCTTGAAACCGGTCGTACGTGGTTTTGGAGTCGTTCGCGCCAAGAACTGTGGCCCAAGGGCGAAACCTCTGGCCATGTCCAGTGGGTCAAAAGTATCCGCTACGACTGCGATAGTGATGCCCTGTTGTTAACAGTAGAGCAAGTGGGCCAAGTCGCTTGCCACACGGGGCAGCGCAGTTGTTTCCACCGCCATGGGGAGGCCGGACAACGGGTAGAAGACCCACCAGCAGATACCCTTTCGCAAGTGTATAACGTGGTCTGTCAACGGCGCGACTTTCCGCAGCTACAGTCCTACACTTCCAGCCTGTTCACAGCCGGTGATAATAAAATTCTCAAGAAGCTGGGCGAAGAAACCGTAGAAGTGGTGATGGCCTGCAAAGACGATGACCCCGAGGCGATCGCCAGTGAGGTAGCGGACTTGTTTTACCACACGCTAGTTGCCCTTGCCTATCATGGGGTGTCCCTGCGGCAGGTCTATGAGCAGCTTCAGTTGCGGCGGCGCTAG
- a CDS encoding FHA domain-containing protein: MTQTAWLELVKSVSEQGVQLPASGLKIGRAPDNDIVLNDLSVSRYHAFLEWQEGKVHLVDLGSTAGTHLNGQPVVPNTPIPLEDGDLITLGNSAVRFRLIWHYHDYQLRATEVSKETEVPVIEVRTKTWRQRWGLQEQTTLLGTHPACDVVVDTPELLPCHLKLRFADQHLQVVDLSDPQPAMNVHLGIGESYALTEFVTLTYVGQQLPDRIDTERHAVVFSPATELSTATVLAIPEADATSTVPVKTISLVGYNTFTIGRDPSNDLVIEHPTVSRHHAKIERRNGDFLLTDLGSSNGTFVNGREVEEPTLLRVGDSIRIGSDRLVLNVDETLTQYAESGHMRLDAINLSKVVGKGTQILHDISLSIMPKEFVAILGPSGSGKSTLLDALNGLRPATTGTVLVNGTNFYRNYQAFQAQLGYVPQKNIIHEELTIAQALEYAAKLRMPPDTTPAERQQRVTEVLTELGLNHRRDVPISRLSGGQQRRVCIGAELLTQPSLFFLDEATSGLDPGTEADLMFLLRQLADQGRTILIITHATQNIRECDLVIYLAAGGRLAYFGPPDQLLPYFRATFGDRFSGIKLEDFSGIYRALDKEKNPNAPTSAELEEAYRRSRLYQEYVVGRQQVLAHMPDESQRRTKGKSRRSSETKSKISPWQQFLILTRRNLTILGQDRSNLLLTLLIAPLLGSLSFVSWQRDLFNPETGNGGQALTMIFVTSLIAVMIGAMTTMRELVKEVEVYRRERMIGLRLLPYIGSKVAIALGLALYQAATYLAVTKLAVDLPGDWGVTFAMYVTLALAIFGGMAMGLLVSAFAPSQNIVPLLVLMFLVPQIIFSGGIQPVSSFGLPGQIINHLTVIKWPFEAMVKLTGMGDDIANDPCWLEPEEEREKMTEEMQRDFCLCYGPGLFQTCNLPGIRAKYVPAVDEPAPPRPASPGDPPNDPAALQDYLQRLQAYQAAMDEWELKYSEWNRQRSRAINEAQGIISRFQRDQGYMFTVDVQRHWRDQSILILAMLVALPFCQKRRDFSR, encoded by the coding sequence ATGACTCAAACAGCATGGTTAGAACTTGTCAAATCCGTCAGTGAGCAGGGGGTTCAGCTACCCGCCAGCGGCCTCAAAATTGGCCGTGCCCCCGATAATGACATTGTCCTCAATGATCTTTCCGTGTCCCGCTACCACGCTTTCTTGGAGTGGCAAGAAGGGAAAGTTCACCTCGTGGATCTCGGCAGTACAGCGGGCACCCATCTCAATGGCCAACCGGTTGTGCCCAATACCCCCATTCCCCTCGAAGATGGCGACCTGATTACACTGGGCAACTCTGCTGTGCGCTTTCGCCTCATCTGGCACTACCACGACTATCAACTCCGTGCCACTGAGGTCAGCAAAGAGACTGAAGTCCCTGTGATTGAAGTGCGCACCAAAACATGGCGACAACGCTGGGGGCTACAGGAGCAAACGACGCTTTTGGGAACCCATCCCGCCTGCGATGTGGTGGTGGATACCCCTGAACTTTTGCCCTGCCACTTGAAATTACGCTTTGCGGATCAGCATTTGCAGGTGGTAGATCTCAGTGACCCGCAACCGGCAATGAATGTGCATTTGGGAATCGGGGAGAGTTATGCCCTGACGGAATTTGTCACACTGACCTATGTGGGGCAGCAGTTGCCCGATCGCATTGACACAGAGCGTCATGCCGTTGTCTTTAGCCCCGCGACGGAGTTGAGCACAGCAACAGTACTGGCGATTCCTGAGGCCGATGCGACATCCACCGTCCCCGTGAAGACGATTTCGCTGGTGGGATACAACACGTTCACGATTGGCCGCGATCCAAGCAATGATCTGGTGATTGAGCATCCAACGGTGTCCCGTCACCACGCCAAAATTGAGCGCCGCAATGGCGATTTCCTGCTCACGGATCTGGGGTCGAGTAATGGCACGTTTGTCAATGGCCGTGAGGTGGAGGAACCCACACTGCTGCGGGTGGGGGACAGTATTCGCATTGGTAGCGATCGCCTTGTCCTCAATGTTGATGAAACCCTGACCCAATATGCCGAATCGGGTCACATGCGCCTAGATGCCATCAACCTCAGTAAGGTGGTGGGCAAGGGAACGCAAATTCTCCACGATATTTCGCTATCGATCATGCCCAAGGAGTTTGTGGCCATCTTGGGACCTAGTGGTAGCGGCAAGTCAACGCTCCTCGATGCCCTCAATGGACTGCGGCCAGCAACAACCGGCACCGTACTGGTGAATGGCACAAATTTCTACCGCAACTATCAGGCCTTTCAAGCGCAATTGGGCTATGTGCCGCAGAAGAATATCATCCACGAGGAACTGACGATCGCCCAAGCCTTGGAATACGCGGCAAAACTACGCATGCCTCCCGATACAACCCCAGCGGAACGCCAACAGCGGGTGACCGAGGTGTTAACAGAATTGGGACTGAACCATCGTCGCGATGTACCCATTTCCCGCCTCAGTGGCGGTCAGCAGCGACGGGTATGTATTGGGGCCGAATTGCTCACGCAACCCAGTCTCTTCTTCCTCGATGAGGCCACCTCTGGCTTAGATCCGGGCACGGAAGCTGACCTGATGTTTTTGCTGCGGCAGTTGGCGGATCAGGGGCGAACGATTCTCATCATTACCCACGCCACCCAAAATATCCGGGAGTGTGATCTGGTGATCTATCTAGCGGCGGGCGGCCGGCTGGCCTACTTTGGTCCTCCTGATCAACTGCTGCCCTACTTTCGGGCTACCTTTGGCGATCGCTTTAGTGGCATTAAGCTTGAGGATTTCTCTGGTATTTATCGTGCCCTAGACAAAGAGAAAAACCCCAATGCTCCCACTTCGGCAGAACTAGAGGAAGCCTACCGGCGATCGCGCCTCTATCAGGAATATGTGGTCGGGCGACAGCAGGTGCTAGCTCACATGCCCGATGAAAGTCAACGGCGCACCAAGGGCAAATCCCGTCGCAGCAGTGAAACCAAGTCGAAAATCTCCCCTTGGCAACAATTTCTCATTCTCACCCGCCGCAATCTCACAATTCTTGGCCAAGATCGTAGTAACCTGCTGCTGACCCTCTTAATAGCCCCCCTCTTGGGGAGTTTGAGTTTTGTTTCTTGGCAGCGGGATCTCTTTAATCCGGAAACGGGGAATGGGGGTCAAGCCCTGACGATGATTTTTGTCACCAGTCTGATTGCTGTGATGATTGGTGCGATGACAACGATGCGGGAATTGGTTAAGGAGGTGGAGGTTTATCGGCGGGAGCGGATGATTGGCCTGCGGCTGTTGCCCTACATTGGCTCCAAGGTGGCGATCGCCCTTGGGCTAGCCCTTTATCAAGCGGCCACTTACCTTGCGGTGACAAAGCTGGCGGTGGATTTACCGGGAGATTGGGGGGTTACTTTTGCCATGTACGTCACCCTTGCCCTTGCCATTTTTGGCGGTATGGCGATGGGTCTTTTGGTCTCTGCCTTTGCCCCTAGCCAGAACATTGTGCCGCTACTGGTGCTGATGTTTTTAGTGCCCCAAATTATCTTTAGTGGCGGGATTCAGCCCGTTTCTTCCTTCGGGTTACCGGGGCAGATTATTAACCATCTGACGGTGATTAAGTGGCCCTTTGAGGCGATGGTGAAGCTCACGGGTATGGGGGATGACATTGCCAATGACCCCTGTTGGCTGGAGCCAGAGGAAGAGCGGGAAAAAATGACCGAGGAGATGCAGCGGGATTTTTGTCTTTGCTATGGTCCGGGTCTGTTTCAAACCTGCAACCTTCCGGGTATTCGCGCCAAATATGTACCGGCAGTGGATGAACCCGCCCCCCCTCGACCGGCGTCTCCCGGCGATCCCCCCAATGATCCAGCGGCGCTCCAAGACTATCTGCAACGGCTGCAAGCCTATCAGGCAGCCATGGATGAGTGGGAACTAAAATATTCTGAGTGGAACCGCCAACGCAGTCGTGCCATCAATGAAGCCCAAGGGATTATCAGCCGCTTCCAACGAGATCAAGGCTACATGTTTACCGTAGATGTGCAACGCCATTGGCGCGATCAAAGCATTCTCATCTTGGCAATGCTAGTGGCTTTGCCCTTCTGCCAAAAACGCCGTGACTTTAGCCGTTGA
- the crtD gene encoding C-3',4' desaturase CrtD — protein MAKQVVVIGGGIGGLTTAALLARRGYRVQLFEQAAQLGGCASTFQRRGFTFDVGATQVAGLEPGGIHAAIFAELEMPLPAATPCDPACAVYLPQEMTPINVWRDRDRWQLERQHHFPHSERFWQGLEHLFAISWRFQQRQPILPPRNGFDLWQLVQALRPETLLTLPFSLMTVTDWMTLCGVGGDRRLRQFLDLQLKLYSQVDASETALLYAATALCLSQDPHGLYHLHGSMQVLSDLLANALQRDGGQIYTRHLVRYIEVERGRAVAVQVENLKTKTLQRVEADHIVANVPAQNLPQLLGDALPAGYARRLKTLPPASGAFVIYLGVKEAAIPESCPPHLQFLYDPAGPIGENNSLFVSVSQPRDGRAPVGYRTLIASSFTEVNFWRQPDLDYAATKAQYTQTALEHLGEFFDLRPEHIVHCEAATPRTFWRYTARLDGIVGGMSQRLSTFGPFGLATRTPIPHLWLVGDSVHPGEGTAGVSYGARALVQQLLANDA, from the coding sequence ATGGCAAAGCAGGTGGTCGTCATTGGCGGCGGCATTGGGGGTCTGACCACAGCGGCATTGTTGGCACGACGGGGCTATCGGGTTCAGCTGTTTGAGCAGGCAGCCCAACTGGGGGGCTGTGCCTCCACATTTCAGCGGCGGGGTTTTACCTTCGATGTTGGCGCCACCCAAGTGGCTGGCCTTGAGCCGGGGGGGATTCACGCGGCGATTTTTGCTGAATTGGAGATGCCTCTGCCGGCAGCAACCCCCTGCGATCCTGCCTGTGCGGTGTATCTGCCGCAGGAAATGACGCCCATCAATGTTTGGCGCGATCGCGATCGCTGGCAACTGGAACGTCAACACCACTTTCCCCACAGTGAGCGGTTTTGGCAAGGCCTCGAACACCTCTTTGCCATTAGTTGGCGATTTCAGCAGCGGCAGCCCATTTTGCCCCCGCGCAATGGCTTTGATCTGTGGCAATTGGTGCAAGCCCTGCGTCCGGAGACGCTTCTCACGTTGCCCTTTAGCCTGATGACGGTGACCGATTGGATGACTCTCTGTGGTGTCGGGGGCGATCGCCGGCTGCGGCAATTTCTGGATTTGCAACTCAAGCTCTACTCCCAAGTGGATGCCAGTGAAACTGCACTCCTCTATGCCGCCACCGCCCTCTGTCTGTCCCAAGACCCCCACGGCCTCTACCATCTCCACGGCAGTATGCAGGTTCTCAGTGATTTACTCGCCAATGCCTTGCAGCGCGATGGCGGTCAAATTTACACCCGGCATTTGGTGCGTTACATTGAAGTCGAGCGGGGGCGTGCCGTTGCTGTACAGGTGGAGAACTTAAAAACAAAAACCCTTCAGCGGGTCGAAGCCGATCACATTGTGGCCAATGTCCCTGCCCAAAACCTACCCCAACTCCTAGGGGATGCCCTTCCCGCTGGCTATGCCCGCCGTCTAAAAACTCTGCCCCCAGCCTCCGGTGCCTTTGTGATTTACCTTGGCGTTAAAGAGGCCGCCATTCCGGAAAGTTGTCCGCCCCACTTGCAATTTCTCTACGATCCTGCAGGCCCCATTGGCGAAAACAACTCCCTCTTTGTCTCCGTCAGTCAGCCGCGGGATGGCCGTGCCCCTGTTGGCTATCGCACCCTGATTGCTTCGAGCTTCACCGAAGTGAATTTTTGGCGTCAGCCTGACTTAGACTATGCCGCCACCAAGGCGCAATACACCCAAACAGCTCTTGAACACCTCGGGGAATTCTTTGATCTGCGGCCTGAGCACATTGTCCACTGTGAAGCGGCGACCCCCCGCACCTTCTGGCGCTATACCGCGCGGCTAGATGGCATTGTCGGGGGCATGAGTCAACGCCTGAGCACCTTTGGCCCCTTTGGCTTAGCAACCCGCACCCCGATTCCTCACCTGTGGTTAGTGGGAGATTCCGTGCATCCGGGGGAAGGTACGGCCGGTGTCAGCTATGGTGCCCGTGCCCTTGTGCAGCAACTGCTCGCCAATGATGCCTAA
- the polA gene encoding DNA polymerase I — MSTPNLLLIDGHSLAFRAYYAFSKGREGGLRTSTGIPTSVCFGFLKTLLEILEQQQPDHVAIAFDLGEPTFRHTADENYKAGRAETPEDFITDIANLQALLRALRLPLLSQPGYEADDVIGTVVHRLRPQGWQVSIVSGDRDLFQLIDREGQVQVLYLGNTLGQRKQGLEAFDALKVKEKMGVWPEQIVDYKALCGDVSDRIPGIKGIGPKTAVQLLSQYPTFEDIYAHISEITPPGLRTKLINGEADARHSRTLAQIILDVPLELPLEELHLSPFDWPTLDQLLDQLEFRALRMQLQDWHLRLGGTLPDVESDADATWFFAPTDTPDPVNVQLIETPEQLQWLIAQLETCTDANHPVAWDTETTALNPRDAALVGLGCCWGAAPDQVAYLPLGHKEGQNLPLPETLAALRPILEGDRYPKVLQNAKFDRLVLRFQGIQLQGVVFDTMLASYVINPEASHNLKDLCQRYLPLQAQTYRSLVGKDQTLADLSPATVAQYCGLDVYTTYLLKDKLEADLTPRLRQLLLEIELPLEPILAEMEATGIRIDSDYLRQLSQELEQQLAALQQQAWDAVGQPFNLASPKQLSELLFGTLGLDPKKTHKTKLGYSTDAATLEKLRGDHPVIELILNHRTLAKLKSTYVDVLPTLVRPDTGRVHTEFNQAVTATGRLSSSNPNLQNIPIRTEFSRQIRRAFIPEPGWLLVAADYSQIELRILAHLSQEPALLEAYQKGEDVHHLTAQFLLEKTDISSSERRLGKIINFGVIYGMGAPRFAREAGVSVADAKVFIQRFYDRYPRVFDYLRQMERLALSQGYVETILGRRRYFEFQSSELQVLRGKPLEVLADVDPSKLKMSNYERGLLRAAANAPIQGSSADIIKCAMVKLAPLLSPEEARLLLQVHDELVLEMTPEAWEQLQTTIPEVMSTAVPLSVPLAVDIYAAANWLEAN; from the coding sequence ATGTCCACCCCCAATCTCTTGCTTATTGATGGCCATTCCTTGGCCTTTCGTGCCTACTACGCCTTTAGTAAGGGGCGAGAGGGGGGGTTGCGTACCTCCACGGGGATTCCCACTAGTGTGTGTTTTGGCTTTCTTAAGACGCTGCTGGAGATTCTGGAGCAGCAGCAGCCGGATCATGTGGCCATTGCTTTTGACTTGGGGGAGCCGACATTTCGCCACACAGCCGACGAAAACTACAAGGCGGGGCGGGCAGAAACGCCCGAGGACTTTATTACCGATATTGCCAATTTGCAGGCGTTGCTGCGGGCACTGCGTCTACCCCTGTTGAGTCAGCCGGGCTATGAAGCCGATGATGTGATTGGTACGGTGGTCCATCGCCTGCGACCCCAAGGATGGCAGGTGTCCATTGTCAGTGGCGATCGCGACCTCTTTCAATTGATTGATCGCGAAGGTCAAGTACAAGTCTTGTATCTGGGGAATACCCTTGGCCAACGCAAGCAGGGTCTGGAGGCCTTTGATGCCCTCAAGGTCAAGGAAAAAATGGGGGTTTGGCCCGAGCAAATTGTGGACTATAAAGCCCTCTGTGGCGATGTCAGCGATCGCATTCCCGGTATTAAGGGGATTGGCCCGAAAACAGCGGTGCAATTACTGAGTCAGTACCCTACCTTTGAAGATATTTACGCCCACATTAGTGAGATTACGCCCCCCGGCCTGAGAACGAAGCTGATCAATGGGGAGGCCGATGCCCGCCATTCCCGCACCCTAGCTCAAATTATCCTCGATGTCCCCTTGGAACTCCCCCTAGAGGAATTGCATCTGAGTCCCTTTGACTGGCCAACGCTGGATCAGCTATTGGATCAGTTGGAGTTTCGTGCCCTGCGGATGCAACTTCAGGACTGGCACCTCCGCTTGGGGGGGACACTGCCGGATGTAGAGAGCGATGCGGATGCAACATGGTTTTTTGCCCCGACGGACACCCCCGATCCAGTGAATGTGCAACTCATTGAAACGCCAGAGCAACTGCAATGGCTGATCGCCCAGTTAGAAACCTGTACCGATGCGAACCATCCCGTGGCTTGGGACACGGAAACCACGGCCTTGAACCCCCGTGATGCTGCCTTGGTGGGCTTGGGCTGCTGTTGGGGCGCAGCGCCTGATCAGGTGGCCTATCTGCCCTTGGGGCACAAAGAGGGGCAGAACCTACCCCTACCAGAGACCCTCGCCGCTTTGCGACCGATTCTTGAGGGCGATCGCTACCCCAAAGTCTTGCAAAATGCCAAGTTTGACCGCTTGGTGCTGCGGTTTCAGGGGATTCAATTACAAGGTGTCGTATTTGACACGATGCTGGCGAGCTATGTGATTAATCCCGAAGCCAGTCACAACCTCAAGGATCTGTGTCAACGCTATCTGCCCCTCCAAGCCCAAACCTACCGCAGTCTTGTCGGCAAAGATCAAACCCTTGCGGATCTGTCTCCGGCCACGGTGGCACAATACTGCGGCCTCGATGTCTATACCACCTATCTTCTCAAGGACAAACTAGAGGCCGACTTGACCCCCCGCCTGCGGCAACTCCTCCTAGAGATAGAATTGCCCCTCGAACCCATTCTGGCGGAAATGGAAGCCACGGGGATTCGTATTGACAGTGACTATTTGCGGCAACTCTCCCAAGAACTGGAACAGCAACTGGCAGCCCTGCAACAACAAGCATGGGATGCCGTGGGACAACCCTTTAACTTGGCCTCCCCCAAGCAACTGAGTGAACTGCTCTTTGGCACCTTGGGGTTAGATCCGAAAAAGACCCATAAAACGAAACTGGGCTACTCCACCGATGCCGCAACCCTCGAAAAACTGCGGGGAGATCATCCTGTGATTGAACTCATTTTGAACCATCGCACCCTCGCCAAGCTCAAATCCACCTATGTGGATGTGTTGCCCACCTTGGTGCGTCCGGACACAGGCCGTGTACATACGGAATTCAACCAAGCGGTGACCGCTACGGGGCGCCTTTCCTCCTCTAATCCCAATCTGCAAAATATCCCCATTCGCACCGAGTTTAGTCGGCAAATTCGCCGCGCCTTTATTCCCGAGCCGGGCTGGTTGCTGGTGGCAGCGGACTATTCCCAAATTGAGTTGCGCATCCTTGCTCATCTGAGTCAAGAGCCTGCCCTGCTAGAGGCCTACCAAAAAGGAGAGGATGTCCATCATCTCACAGCTCAGTTTCTCTTAGAAAAAACCGACATTAGTTCCAGTGAGCGACGCTTGGGCAAAATTATTAACTTTGGCGTCATTTACGGGATGGGAGCGCCGCGGTTTGCCCGTGAGGCCGGGGTGAGTGTGGCCGATGCTAAGGTGTTTATTCAGCGGTTTTACGATCGCTATCCACGGGTCTTTGACTATTTGCGGCAAATGGAACGGCTTGCCCTCAGCCAAGGCTATGTGGAAACCATTTTGGGACGGCGGCGCTATTTTGAATTTCAGAGTTCTGAACTGCAAGTCCTGCGGGGCAAGCCTTTAGAGGTGCTAGCCGATGTCGATCCCAGTAAACTAAAAATGAGCAATTACGAGCGGGGGCTATTGCGGGCGGCAGCCAATGCCCCGATTCAAGGGTCCAGTGCCGATATTATTAAGTGTGCGATGGTGAAACTGGCTCCCCTACTTTCCCCTGAAGAAGCCCGCCTGCTGCTCCAAGTCCACGATGAATTGGTGTTGGAGATGACCCCTGAGGCGTGGGAACAACTGCAAACTACGATTCCCGAAGTTATGAGTACAGCAGTACCCCTGAGTGTGCCCCTTGCGGTGGACATTTACGCGGCGGCCAACTGGCTGGAGGCCAACTAG
- a CDS encoding PHP domain-containing protein: MTLAALMVTQAETLRGLFRMLTATSCPYRYNFHLHTICSDGQLTPQQVAQQAMIHGLKGFAITDHHALEGYFQARTYVEAYPGTDRPQVYTGIEITAQLLGTEVHILGYGFDPHAWVLHPYALGTAPEGELAQAERVIAALHEAGGLAILAHPARYRLPAEQLIPAAVARGIDGVETYYCYSNPDVWEPTPETTALVHALAVEHQLLETCGTDTHGQDILVRR, encoded by the coding sequence ATGACCCTTGCTGCACTGATGGTGACGCAGGCTGAGACTCTCCGTGGTCTCTTTCGGATGTTGACGGCAACCAGTTGTCCCTATCGCTATAACTTTCATCTCCATACCATCTGCTCCGATGGGCAACTGACACCGCAGCAAGTGGCGCAACAGGCAATGATCCATGGCCTCAAGGGATTTGCCATTACCGATCACCATGCCCTAGAGGGCTATTTTCAGGCTCGAACCTACGTAGAAGCCTATCCAGGAACGGATCGCCCCCAAGTTTACACGGGCATTGAAATTACGGCTCAACTCTTGGGTACTGAGGTGCATATTCTGGGCTATGGCTTTGACCCCCATGCCTGGGTTTTGCATCCCTACGCCTTGGGAACTGCTCCCGAAGGAGAATTGGCACAAGCAGAACGGGTGATTGCGGCTCTCCATGAGGCGGGGGGTCTGGCAATTTTGGCGCACCCGGCACGTTATCGGCTGCCCGCTGAACAATTGATTCCCGCAGCTGTGGCGCGGGGGATTGATGGGGTGGAAACCTACTACTGTTACAGCAATCCCGATGTGTGGGAACCCACCCCTGAAACAACCGCCCTTGTGCATGCTTTGGCCGTTGAACACCAGTTGCTGGAGACCTGCGGCACGGATACCCATGGCCAAGATATCTTGGTGCGGCGATGA
- the cobS gene encoding adenosylcobinamide-GDP ribazoletransferase, with translation MKSIWMEWLGAIAFYTCLPIPPNCPMQLAGAAKWCPWVGLLLAMLLWGAQWLLALLHVPPLVASVLVVALWLGLTGGLHLDGAMDTADGLAVRDQQRRLEVMADSRAGAFGVMAAIVILLLKVTSLSSLEKGGVLVWVLVLGRLAQVWAIARYPYLKPQGTGQIHKASGVFPRDFWPSGLLVLFLSFLLPLPLGQLLFGLLLILLIPAWLQWQLGGHTGDTYGAVVEWTEALMLVALTVGSVN, from the coding sequence ATGAAGTCCATTTGGATGGAATGGCTGGGGGCGATCGCCTTCTATACCTGTTTGCCCATTCCCCCTAACTGCCCCATGCAATTGGCGGGAGCTGCCAAGTGGTGTCCTTGGGTGGGGCTACTGTTGGCAATGCTTCTCTGGGGGGCGCAGTGGCTGCTGGCACTTTTGCACGTTCCCCCCCTCGTGGCCAGTGTCTTGGTTGTGGCACTTTGGCTAGGATTAACTGGGGGATTGCACTTGGATGGTGCCATGGACACGGCCGATGGTTTAGCCGTCAGGGATCAACAGCGGCGCCTTGAGGTGATGGCGGACAGTCGAGCGGGGGCTTTTGGCGTCATGGCCGCAATTGTGATCCTGCTCTTAAAAGTCACGAGCTTAAGTAGCTTAGAGAAGGGCGGCGTTTTGGTGTGGGTATTGGTGCTGGGGCGCCTTGCTCAGGTGTGGGCGATCGCCCGCTATCCCTATTTGAAACCCCAAGGCACGGGTCAGATCCATAAAGCCAGTGGTGTCTTTCCCCGCGATTTTTGGCCGAGTGGTTTACTAGTGCTCTTCCTCAGCTTCCTGCTGCCGCTTCCCCTCGGGCAATTACTTTTTGGTTTGCTCTTGATTCTCTTGATCCCGGCATGGTTGCAGTGGCAGTTGGGCGGTCACACGGGGGATACCTATGGTGCGGTTGTTGAGTGGACGGAAGCCTTGATGTTGGTTGCCTTGACGGTGGGATCGGTCAATTGA